The genomic region gctaaagtagggaatcaagagataaaaggaacaactggcaagtttggccttggagatcaaaacgaagcagggcaaaggctaatagagttctgtcaagagaacaagctggtcatcacaaacacgcttttccaacaacacaagagacgactctacacatggacatcaccagatgggcagtatcgaaatcagattgattatattctctgcagccaaagatggagaagctctatacagtcagcaaaaacaagacctggagctgactgtggctcagatcatcagcttcttatagcaaaattcaagcttaaactgaagaaagtaggaaaaaccactgggccggtaagatacaatctaagtcaaatcccttatgaatacacagtggaagtgaggaacaggtttaaggatttagatttgctggacagagtgcctgaagaactatggatggaggctcataacattgtacaggaggcagcaacgaaaaccatcccaatgaaaaggaaatgcaagaaagcaaagtggctgtccaacgaggccttacaaatagcggaggagagaaggcaagcaaaatgcgagggagatagtgaaagatacaggaaattgaatgcagatttccaaagaatagcaaggagagacaagaaggccttcttaaacgagcagtgcaaacaaatagaggaaaacaacagaatgggaagaaccagagatctgttcaagaaaattggagatatgaaaggaacatttcgtacaaagattaccataataaaggacaaaagtggtaaggacctaacagaagcagaagacatcaagaagaggtggcaagaatacacagaggaattataccagaaagatatggatgtctcgtgcaccccaggtagtgtggttgctgaccttgagccagacatcctggaaagtgaagtcaaatgggccttagaaagcactgcaaataacaaggccagtggaagtgatggtattccagctgaactatttaaaattttaaaagatgatgctgttaaggtgctacactcaatatgccagcaaatttggaaaactcagcagtggccagaagattggagaagatcagtctacatcccaatcccaaagaagggcagtgccaaagaatgctccaactaccgcacaattgcactcatttcacatgctagcaaggttatgcttaaaattctacaaggaaggctcaaacagtatgtggatcaagaactcccagaagtgcaagctggatttagaagaggcagaggaaccagagaccaatttgcaaacatgcgctggattatggagaaagctagagagttccagaaagacatctacttctgcttcattgactatgcaaaagcctttgactgtgtcgaccacagcaaactatggcaagttcttaaagaaatgggagtgcctgatcacctcatctgtctcctgagaaatctctatgtgggacaagaagctacagttagaactggatatggaacaactgattggttcaaaattgggaaaggcgtacgacaaggctgtattttgtctccctgcttatttaatttatacgcagaatacatcatgcgaaaggctgggctggatgaatcccaagctggaattaagattgccggaagaaatatcaacaacctcagatatgcagatgacacaaccttgatggcagaaagtgaggaggaattaaagaaccttttaatgagggtgaaagaggagagcgcaaaatatggtctgaagctcaacatcaaaaaaacgaagatcatggccactggtcccatcacctcctggcaaatagaaggggaagaaatggaggcagtgagagattttactttcttgggctccatgatcactgcagatggtgacagcagccacgaaattaaaagacgcctgcttcttgggagaagggcaatgacaggcctagacagcatcttgagaagtagagacgtcaccttgccaacaaaggtccgtatagttaaagccatggttttcccagtagtgatgtatggaagtgagagctggaccataaagaaggctgatcgccgaagaattgatgcttttgaattatggtgctggagaagactcttgagagtcccatggactgcaagaagatcaaatgcatccattcttaatgaaatcagccctgagtgctcactggaaggacagatcgtgaagctgaggctccagtactttggccacctcatgagaagagaagactccctggagaagacactgatgctgggaaagatggagggcacaaggagaagggggcgacagaggatgagatggttagatagtgttttcgaggttaccagcatgagtttgaccaaactgcgggaggtagtggaggacagaggtgcctggcgtgctctggtccatggggtcacgaagagtcggacacgactaaacgactaaacaacaacaacaatctctatgtaggaaaaaaaaaaccctgttcaGTATTAGTACCTACTAGATTGGGAAATCTAGTATGGTATATTCTATAGTTCTTCCTTACCCTGTTTAGGTTCTGATGGATTAATGCTATTAAATGCATATATGGTGCTGGGTCCTGATTTAGGCTGTAGtcctaatcccatttacctggaagtaagcgctattgaattcagtgagatttacttctgagcagacacttACTTCTGAGGTTGCAGCCTTAGTCATACTTGAAGTAGACCCATTAGGTTCACGGGGACTTAAGTTATTCAGGGGTATTTATGTACATTTAACATGTGTGAGAGAGGTCAGTATATTAGGAAAATGAATTATTCCCCCAAATGGGGAACACCTAATAACTCTTGATCATAAACTATGTTTTAAAGTTAATAGCAAGTGCTCAAGTGCAAGATGCCAAATGGATTCAGGAGACGGGCCGGATGACCTCAGTTTCTTTAATTCTTTCTATTTTTCCTGTATATCCCACCAAGAAAATCATTTCTCCTAGAATCAATAGAGCAAAAGGGACGCAACAAAAACTCCTGCATCAGTGAGCACAGAGGAGATGAAACACATCCTTGACCCTTCTGCCGCATCTAGCAATGCCTTTCTTtagtacaggattgcagtctaaaacaGAAAGCCTTGGATTTGTTTTTTTCACCTTCGAattgaatgttttatgtttttcacATGGCTATTTTTTAAGTCCTTGAAATGAAggcagtaagtcccactggattcAAGGCATTGGTAGAATTTCAAAACAAGTAGTATTGCACCTGTACGGGG from Podarcis raffonei isolate rPodRaf1 chromosome 9, rPodRaf1.pri, whole genome shotgun sequence harbors:
- the LOC128421365 gene encoding uncharacterized protein LOC128421365, which produces MRVKEESAKYGLKLNIKKTKIMATGPITSWQIEGEEMEAVRDFTFLGSMITADGDSSHEIKRRLLLGRRAMTGLDSILRSRDVTLPTKVRIVKAMVFPVVMYGSESWTIKKADRRRIDAFELWCWRRLLRVPWTARRSNASILNEISPECSLEGQIVKLRLQYFGHLMRREDSLEKTLMLGKMEGTRRRGRQRMRWLDSVFEVTSMSLTKLREVVEDRGAWRALVHGVTKSRTRLND